The window AGAGCACGGCGAGCACGATCAGGGGCAGCGCCCACTCGACGCGGCCACGGGCGCGGCCCGGGGGCACCTCGACGCGGTCCCACTGGACGGGTGCCGCGGCCGTGTGTGCCGCCGCGAGAGCGCCGACGGCACCGAGCACGAACAGAACGACGTGCCAGGGACCACCGGAGACGGAAGCGTCCGGCACGAGACCCGCGAGGAGGTCCGCGAAGGCCGCGTCCGCCCCGGCGAACAGCGTGCCGAAGACCACCAGCAGAACCGCGGCCACCACGAGCGCCCGCAGCACCGGGCCCACGTTGCCGCGGGCGCCGCCGGTTCGCTCGCGCAGCCCGCGCCAACCCCAGCCCGGGCCGGTGATCAGCGACGTGTAGAGGCCTATCGGGCCGAACAGCATCCCTGGCCAGGTACGGCCGCCGTGCAGGGCGAGCGAGCCCACCGCCACCGCGGCGACGACGGCGAGGAACGACGGCCAGTCGGCGTCCCTCAGAGCCGGAACGATGAGCAGGGCGAGCCCTCCGGCGCCCCACACCAGCGTCCAGGGGCGCGGACGCCGGCCCGCCGTCCCAGCGGCGAAGTACGCGCCGAGCGTGACCGGAATCGCCACCATCAGGAGGTTGAGCGCCAGCCCTTCTCCGAGCAGGAGCATGCTGAGCAGGCCTGCGGCCAGTGCGGCCCAGAGGGTCTCGGTGCGGACCGGCGCCGGGGTGCCCGCCTGGATGTCCGCGAACCAGGACTCGACGGCGGGACCGTCCCAGCCTTCGTCCTCCTCCGAGTCCTCTTCCGAGCTGCCGCGGCCGTCGGAGTCGCCGCGGTCGTCGGATCGGCGTCCGGCCCTGCTCCTGCCCGAGGACGCACCTGCGGCGTCGTCCCCGGAGCGGGCCGCTGGAAGGGTGCCCTCCGGCTCCTCGGCCTCGATGCCGGACTTCAGTGCTCGATCCTCCGCTTTCGAGCCGCTCGGCTCGGCCTCGGACGGCGTGTCGGACACGGGACCCCCTCCCGACCGGTCCGGGCAGCTCGCAGCCCGGAACGGCTGCGGGGGAGCCCAGAAACCGGCTTCTCGTCGGCGCACGCCCGCGATGATCAACGAGCGGCGTGGCGGAAAGGGTAACCGCGGGACGGTCGGCCCAGCGGGTCACGAGCTCTCTGTGGCAGGGCTGTGACAGTGGTCGCCGCTTGGGCCAGGAGAAACAGGGGCACGCGCGCGTGCGGCACTTATGCGAGCCGAGCGGCCGCCGCCGAGGGCAGAGATGTGGTCGCTTCTCATCTCAGCCGCTCGAGGAAAGCCGTCAGCGCGCACGGCCGGCCGCGTCTCACCGAGCCCTGCGCGGGGCAGAGGACATGGCCCCCGCCGAAAGGGCGCCGGACGCCCCTGCGCCGGCCCTAGCCGTCGTCCCCCGGTGTCAGCCAGCCCGGCAGCGCCTCCGTGTGCTGCACCCACGCGGCGGGCGGTGCCCCGGCCTTCCCGGCGGCCACGACACCCCCGACGATGGCGCAGGTGGTGTCCATGTCGCCACCCACCTGGGCCGTCGCCCAGAAACCCTCTTCGTAGTCCCCGAGTGTCCGCGCCGCCGACCAGAGGGCGAACGGCACCGTGTCGTGCGCGGTCGTACGCCGCCCGCAGCCGAGGACGGCGGCGACGGTGGCCGTGTCTCCGTAGTCGAGCATGTCCCTGGCGCGCCGCAGGCCCGCGCCGACGGCGCTGCGCGGCACGAGGGCGATGACTCCGTCGAGCAGCGCGTCGGGCCTGGGCGGGCCCCCCGGCGCCGCGGCCAGCGCGGCGGCGGCCGCCACGGCCATGGCGCCGACCACCGCTTCGCGGTGCTGATGCGTGGGGTACGCCGAGATCTCGGCCTGGTGCGTGGCCTGCTCCGGGTCGTCCGCGTACCAGGCGCCCAGGGGGGCGATGCGCATCGCCGCTCCGTTGCCCCAGGAACCCTGGCCCTTGAAGAGGGCCGAGGACAGCTCGCGCCAGTCGCCGCCCTCCCGGATCAGCCGCAGCAGTCGGTTGACCGCGGGTCCGTACCCACGGTCGAAGTCGTGGTGCTCGGCGAAGGAGTGGGCCAGGGCGTCCTGGTCGATGCGGTGATGGGTGGCCAGAGTGGCCACTACGGAGGTGGCCATTTCCGTGTCGTCGGTCCACTGCCAGGGCCCGGGCGGCAGTACGCGGTCCTTGAGCAGCGGGTAGTTCGCGGGCACGAAGAACTGGGAGCCCAGCGCATCCCCCACCGCGAGTCCACGCAGGCTGGCCAGGGCGCGATCGAGGCGCCCGTCGGGAGAGGAGTCAGCGGTCATCGCCCTGCCACTCTAATTCGTTGTTAACGGATCCAGCATTATCCAGAGGGTTCTGCTGGGCCTGTTCGAGTCCTGGGACTGTGACATCTTCTGCCACTCCGGCTGATGAAGGCCTCCGGATAGACGGATGCAATGTTCTGGTGCTCGTGGTGGTGGCGGTCGCGCGGACACCGGGTGGATGCCTGGGCTGCAACTGGCATGGATGCCTCGTTTGAGGCTGGTGGCACTCGGTGTCTTCGCGACCACCACCAGACGGTGTGGTGTTGGCGGCCGTCGGTTCCGGGCGGATGCCTGCGCTGGATCGGGTCCTGACGCCTTTCCACAGACTGGCGACGCCCGGGCTGTCGCGCGTCAACACCCGCCGCCTTGATCCCTCGTTGGTGTTGGTGGGACGAGCCCACCGCACGGTGACTTCTCATTGCAGGCGAGCCAGCTGAGCTCTCGCATAGACCGAGGCCCGCGCGGTGCGCTGGTGCCACGAACACGGCTAGTGAGGCGTCGGTCCGACCCTCGTGGTCGAGGCCTGGAATTAGGGAGCCGAGTGGCCCGCATGCGCTCGTGACCAGTGCAAACACACGCACTTCAGGGAGGGAACAACTTTGATTTACTGCGGAATCGACTGGGCGGAGAAGACCCACGACGTCGCACTGGTCGACGACACCGGCCAGTTACTCGCCAAACGACACATCACCGACGACCCGGCCGGCTACAGAATCCTGCTGGACCTGCTCGCCGAGTACGGCGACACCGAGGAGACTCCCATCCCGGTTGCGATCGAGACCAGCCGCGGCCTGCTCGTCGCCGTGCTGCGAACCGGCAAGCGGCGGGTCTTCGCCATCAACCCGATGGCCGCCGCCCGCTACCGCGACCGGCACTCCGTTTCTGGCAAGAAGTCCGATCCCGGCGATGCCCTGGTCCTGGCGAACGTCCTGCGGACCGACATGCACGCCCACCGGCCGCTGCCCGACGACTCCGGCCTTGCCCGCGCCATCGCCGTCTTGGCCCGGGCACAGCAGGACGCGACCTGGAACCGGCAGCAGATGTCCAACCAGCTCCGGTCCTTGCTGCGCGAGTACTACCCCGCTGCCCTGGACGCCTTCGCAGTCTGGGCCAACGGTCTGTGCCGTCCCGAGGCCCGCGAACTCCTCAAGCTGGCGCCCACCCCCGCCAAAGCCGCGCGGCTGACCCGCGCACAGATCACGGCTGCCCTTAAGCGGTCCGGCCGCCAGCGCGGAATCGAGGCCGACACCGAGCGGCTCCGCGAAGCGCTACGACGCAACTGGGCCCGACATCTGCCCGTGGTCGAGGACGCACTCGGCAAGCAGATGCTGGCGCTCCTGGGCCAGCTGGAAGCCGCCTGCACCGCCGCTGACGACCTGGCCAAGGCGGTGGAGGAGGCCTTCCCTCAGCACCCGGACGCTGACATCCTCCTCAGCTTCCCGGGGCTCGGTGTCCAGCTGGGCGCCCGGGTGCTGGCCGAGATCGGGGACGACCACACGCGCTTCGCGGACGCCCGCGGCCTGAAGGCCTATGCGGGCTCCTCGCCGATTACCAGGGCCTCGGGCAAGAAGTCGAGCGTCACCCGGCGGCGTGTGAAGAACGATCGACTCAACCACGCCGGCCATTTGTGGGCCTTCGCAGCTCTGACCGCCTCGCCCGGAGCCAAGGTCCACTACCGGCGACGACGCGACAAGCACGGTGACTGGCACGCCTCCGCCTTGCGGAACTTGTTCAACCGCATGGTCGGCCAGATGTATCACTGTCTCCAGCACGGGCAGCGCTATGACGAGGCACTGGCTTTCCCGTCCCCGTCGGAAGGACTCGAACCGGCCGCCGCATAGCCGCGGAAGCCTGAGCCCTCACTCTGCGATGACCAGGCCGAACTTGCGTAGCCGGGGCACGCAGGTGTCCAGGCACGCTTCGACGGAAACCGCGTCCGTACGCACGAGCAGGTCCTCGTGGAACGGGGCTCCGCTCGCGACGAATGTCCATGGCTTCATGCCCTCGCGCATGCGCTCAGCGTCTGCCTTCAAGAGCACCGTGACCCCCTGCTCGGCCAGCGACTCCATGATGCGCACCACGTCCACCGAAACTCCCCTTGCGCCCGTAATCGAACAGGCAGCAAAGCTACACAGACATCGCCGCCACCTGCTTGACGGCTTGAGGCCGTGAGGCGTCTATCCGGTGAACCCGTACGACTCCGGATCACGCCAACGCTCGAAGGGACGGTCGATCGTGTACTTGCCGTCCTCCCCCAGAACGAGCATCCGCATCTCCGCGTTCCCCGGGTTCGACAGCGACTCGAATTCGGCGACCGTCCAGTGGAACCAGCGCATGCAGAACAGCCGCATGGCCAGACCATGGGTCACCAGGAGCACGTTGGGCGGGTGATCGGGCGCCTCGAAGCTCCGGAACAGGCTCTCCAGGAAGTTGCCGACCCGGTCGTACACGTCGGCACCGGACTCGCCCTGCGCGAAGCGGTAGAAGAAGTGCCCGTACGCGTCGCGGTAGGCCTTCTGGAGGCGTACGTCGTCCCGGTCCTGCCAGTTTCCCCAGTCCTGCTCGCGCAGCCGTGGCTCCTCCCGGACGCGTACCTGGCCGGGATCCAGGTGGAAGGCGCGGAAGGTCTCATGGGTGCGGCGGTACGGGGAGACGTAAACGCTTACCTGCTCGCCGCCGAAGACCTCTCGGATCCGCTTGCCCGTCTCCTCCGCCTGCCGCCACCCCTTCTCGGTGAGCGCCAGGGCGTGGTCGGGTTCACGCTCGTAGACGGAGTCATCGGCATTGCCCACCGACTCGCCGTGCCGGACAAGGACGATGCGCCGTGGACGTGCCATACCGAAACCCTAGATCGGGTCGCGGCCGATCGAGCACTCGTACGGGCTGCATACGTCGCAGGTCACATAAATCGCGACCGTTTCAGACGGTCCAGGCCGGTTCCAGCTGGACGATGTCCCCCGTGAGCGCCGCGACGTCCGCCTCGATCTGGGCCCGCAGGGCGAGCCGCTCCACCCGCTCGACCCGGTATTTGCCGTGCTCGGCGGCGGATTTCCACATCGACAGGACCAGGAACTCGTGGCCGGGCGCCTCCCCGAACAGCCCTCGCACCATGCCGGGCGAACCGGCCATCGCGGGGTTCCAGACCTTCTCCTGCATCAGCGCGAAATGCTCGGCGCGCTCCTCGTGGACGCGACAGTGCGCCACCCGTACGAGATCGGCCTCCGTGAAGCGGGGTTCGAAGCCCGTCTTCACGTCGAATCGGTGATCGAAGAGTTTGACGTGCGGATCCTTGAAGGTGCCTGCCTGGGAGGTGGCCAGCCGGTCATGGGAACGCGCCATGAAGGAGTCGTAGAAGGCACGGCTCTCCCAGAAGGCGAAGATGTGGGCGACTCCGGACCTTCCCCGGCTCCATCCCCCGCCCTGCCCCCGGAATCCCGGCTCCCCCAGAAGCCCCGCCCATTTCCGCTGCCCCCGTTCGAAACCGCGGCGGTCCACCACGGTGCAGCGAATCCACTTGACCAGCACGGCGCCATCGTAAGGCCCAGGAACGTGGCGTCGGTCCCGCTCGGGAGGACTGCATCCGCACGAGCGCCCCGCGCGCGTGACACGATGGGCAACACGCCTCAACTGTCCGTCAGTTGGGGCGCCGACGCAGGGGACCAGGAGGGAGATGCGGTGAACGGCCTCAACAAGGGCATCAGCAAGGTCGAGGTCTCGGTGAAGTGGGATCCCAGTCCCGCCGGTGAGCCGGCCATCGATCTGGACATCGTCGCCGCCACCTATCTCGCGACCGACACCCAGGAGAACCCCGACTACGTAGTGCACTTCGACAGCCGTTCCCCGGACGGCACCATCTACCTCAACCGGGACAGCAAGGACGGCAAGGGCTTCGGCTGGGACGAGGTGATGACCCTGGAGCTCACCCGTCTCGACAAGCGCTACGCGCGCGTGATGGTCGGTGTCGCCATCCAACAGCGCACCGGACGGCGCACGTTCGTCGGCGTGCAGAACCCGGCTCTGCGGATCCGTGAGGGCTACACCGTCCTGGCCGAGGACGACTTCGGAGGCGTCCTCGGGGCGACGGCCACGACGGTCGCGGAGTTCGTACGCGACGACTCCGGAGAGTGGACCTTCCATCCGGGCATCCGCGGCTTCGACACGGACCCGGCGACCTTCGCGAGGGCCATGGGCGAGGCCCACGACTCCTGACCGACTCATGCGGCAGGGGGCGGTGCGGCCTGTGCCGTACCGCCCCCTGCTCGTGCGGTGCCCATGACCCCGCGGACCCGGCCCCTGCCGCGTCACGCCCCGGAGCCGGGTGCCGGAAAACGCCGGGGCGGCGGCGTCGAGTGATCGACACCGCCGCCCTGACCAGGGATTCTCACACCCGAGCGGTGCCCGGGATCAGCTGCAGCCGCTGGTCGAGCCGCAGCCCTCGCAGATGTAGCAGGACCCGGCCCGCTGCATCTTCGTACCGCAGGAGAAGCACAGAGGGGCGTCCGCCTGGATGCCCAGCTGCATCTCCACCAGTTCGGCACTGGTGTGGGCCTGCTGCGGAGCGGGCTTGACCGCTTCGACCTCGGCCTTGGGCGTGACGACGGCCTTCAGCTCCTGCGTGCGGGGAGCGGACTGGGCGAGGCCCTCGACGTCCAGCTCCTCGTCGGTCGGCTCGTACGAACCGGTCTCCAGGTGACGCTGACGCTCGTCGGCGGAGTGGATGCCGAGCGCGGAGCGCGTCTCGAAGGGCAGGAAGTCGAGCGCCAGGCGGCGGAAGATGTAGTCGACGATCGACTGCGCCATCCGCACGTCCGGGTCGTCCGTCATGCCGGCCGGCTCGAAGCGCATGTTGGTGAACTTCGAGACGTACGTCTCCAGCGGCACGCCGTACTGCAGGCCCACGGAGACGGCGATCGAGAAGGCGTCCATCATGCCGGCGAGGGTCGAGCCCTGCTTCGACATCTTCAGGAAGACCTCGCCCAGACCGTCGTCCGGGTAGGAGTTGGCGGTCATGTAACCCTCGGCGCCACCGACCGTGAAGGACGTCGTGATGCCGGGACGGCCCTTGGGAAGGCGCTTGCGCACCGGGCGGTACTCGACGACCTTCTCGACCGCGGTACGGATGGTCTCCTCGGCCTTCGCCGTGACCGTGTCCGTCGCGGTCTTCTCCTTGGTCTTCGCGGAGAGGGGCTGGCCGACCTTGCAGTTGTCGCGGTAGATCGCGAGCGCCTTGACGCCCATCTTCCACGCCTCGAAGTAGACCTCTTCGACGTCCTCGACGGTCGCCGTCTCCGGCAGGTTGACCGTCTTGGAGAGCGCACCGGAGATCCACGGCTGGATCGCGGCCATCATGCGGACGTGACCCATCGCGGAGATGGAACGCTCGCCCATGGCGCAGTCGAAGACCTCGTAGTGCTCGTTCTTGAGGCCGGGGGCGTCGATCACATTGCCGTGGTCGGCGATGTGGGCGACGATCGCCTCGATCTGCTCCTCCTGGTAGCCCAGGCGGCGCAGGGCCTGCGGGACGGTGCCGTTGACGATCTGCATCGAGCCGCCGCCGACCAGCTTCTTGAACTTGACCAGGGCGAGGTCGGGCTCGAGGCCGGTGGTGTCGCAGGACATCGCGAGACCGATGGT of the Streptomyces aurantiacus genome contains:
- a CDS encoding ADP-ribosylglycohydrolase family protein, whose protein sequence is MTADSSPDGRLDRALASLRGLAVGDALGSQFFVPANYPLLKDRVLPPGPWQWTDDTEMATSVVATLATHHRIDQDALAHSFAEHHDFDRGYGPAVNRLLRLIREGGDWRELSSALFKGQGSWGNGAAMRIAPLGAWYADDPEQATHQAEISAYPTHQHREAVVGAMAVAAAAALAAAPGGPPRPDALLDGVIALVPRSAVGAGLRRARDMLDYGDTATVAAVLGCGRRTTAHDTVPFALWSAARTLGDYEEGFWATAQVGGDMDTTCAIVGGVVAAGKAGAPPAAWVQHTEALPGWLTPGDDG
- a CDS encoding IS110 family transposase, encoding MIYCGIDWAEKTHDVALVDDTGQLLAKRHITDDPAGYRILLDLLAEYGDTEETPIPVAIETSRGLLVAVLRTGKRRVFAINPMAAARYRDRHSVSGKKSDPGDALVLANVLRTDMHAHRPLPDDSGLARAIAVLARAQQDATWNRQQMSNQLRSLLREYYPAALDAFAVWANGLCRPEARELLKLAPTPAKAARLTRAQITAALKRSGRQRGIEADTERLREALRRNWARHLPVVEDALGKQMLALLGQLEAACTAADDLAKAVEEAFPQHPDADILLSFPGLGVQLGARVLAEIGDDHTRFADARGLKAYAGSSPITRASGKKSSVTRRRVKNDRLNHAGHLWAFAALTASPGAKVHYRRRRDKHGDWHASALRNLFNRMVGQMYHCLQHGQRYDEALAFPSPSEGLEPAAA
- a CDS encoding histidine phosphatase family protein — protein: MARPRRIVLVRHGESVGNADDSVYEREPDHALALTEKGWRQAEETGKRIREVFGGEQVSVYVSPYRRTHETFRAFHLDPGQVRVREEPRLREQDWGNWQDRDDVRLQKAYRDAYGHFFYRFAQGESGADVYDRVGNFLESLFRSFEAPDHPPNVLLVTHGLAMRLFCMRWFHWTVAEFESLSNPGNAEMRMLVLGEDGKYTIDRPFERWRDPESYGFTG
- a CDS encoding DUF4937 domain-containing protein is translated as MLVKWIRCTVVDRRGFERGQRKWAGLLGEPGFRGQGGGWSRGRSGVAHIFAFWESRAFYDSFMARSHDRLATSQAGTFKDPHVKLFDHRFDVKTGFEPRFTEADLVRVAHCRVHEERAEHFALMQEKVWNPAMAGSPGMVRGLFGEAPGHEFLVLSMWKSAAEHGKYRVERVERLALRAQIEADVAALTGDIVQLEPAWTV
- a CDS encoding TerD family protein; protein product: MNGLNKGISKVEVSVKWDPSPAGEPAIDLDIVAATYLATDTQENPDYVVHFDSRSPDGTIYLNRDSKDGKGFGWDEVMTLELTRLDKRYARVMVGVAIQQRTGRRTFVGVQNPALRIREGYTVLAEDDFGGVLGATATTVAEFVRDDSGEWTFHPGIRGFDTDPATFARAMGEAHDS